From Proteiniborus sp. DW1, one genomic window encodes:
- a CDS encoding sensor histidine kinase, translating into MDTKLKNSNISLLILIIAVYMLAICVLTVIDIKGHSDFLTMDPKEASIKMGYEFQYFNSIRERVFKEIGILVFALGISIGLIFIGIKQYKIHGLLDKPLNLYIKIPIDIRALGFLMYLFFMLDVTRGIHFFYLPIGIDHVIKLTFISIYIFYLVLNLWEAYKFITISDYLIQELRKSFIYTTIIMLRDSFAVKSVGVSILIIVWLTAFTGLFFAIFFISYYESSPLFLISALYMILYLIFVPRYVIKHVSHLNKIILGAEEIASGNLNHTIEENGNSSLSRLANSINNMGSGYRKSVEEQLKSERLKAELITNVSHDLKTPLTSIINYIELLKKEDIPGEAKDYVGVLDRKAQRLKALIDDLFEASKMASGTIELDIEKLDIVSLLKQSLGEFDEKIKSSALDFKVNTPEKPIYVELDGKKTWRVFENLISNILKYSMANTRVYIDISENDNNVIVTMKNISNHELDFNSEELFERFIRGDRSRNTEGSGLGLAIAKSIVELQGGRIDIEIDGDLFKSIVYFNKMQLS; encoded by the coding sequence TTGGATACAAAATTGAAAAATAGCAACATAAGCCTCCTTATACTGATCATAGCTGTATATATGCTAGCAATATGTGTACTAACTGTTATTGACATTAAGGGACACTCGGATTTTCTTACAATGGATCCGAAGGAAGCTTCTATTAAAATGGGTTATGAATTTCAATATTTTAATTCCATAAGGGAAAGAGTTTTTAAGGAAATAGGAATATTGGTATTTGCCTTAGGAATTAGTATCGGATTAATCTTTATTGGTATAAAACAATATAAAATACATGGGCTTTTAGATAAGCCCTTAAATTTATATATAAAGATACCAATAGATATTAGAGCTTTAGGATTTTTAATGTATTTATTTTTTATGCTTGATGTTACTAGGGGAATACATTTCTTTTATCTGCCCATAGGAATTGACCACGTTATTAAACTTACATTTATAAGTATATATATTTTTTACCTGGTTCTCAACTTATGGGAAGCATATAAGTTCATTACTATTAGCGACTATCTAATACAAGAGCTTAGAAAGAGTTTCATATATACTACAATAATTATGCTAAGAGATAGCTTCGCAGTTAAATCTGTAGGAGTTAGTATTTTAATAATAGTGTGGTTAACAGCTTTTACTGGACTTTTCTTTGCAATATTTTTCATTTCATACTATGAAAGTAGCCCATTATTTTTGATATCAGCATTATATATGATTTTATATCTAATATTTGTTCCACGTTATGTTATCAAACACGTCAGTCATCTCAATAAAATAATTTTAGGTGCAGAGGAAATTGCATCTGGAAACCTTAATCACACCATAGAGGAAAATGGTAATAGTAGTTTATCAAGGCTTGCAAATAGCATAAATAACATGGGTTCTGGCTATAGAAAATCTGTGGAAGAACAACTAAAAAGCGAAAGACTCAAGGCAGAACTGATAACAAATGTGTCACATGACCTAAAAACACCTTTGACTTCAATAATTAACTATATTGAGTTATTAAAAAAGGAAGACATCCCAGGTGAAGCAAAGGACTATGTAGGTGTTCTAGATAGAAAGGCACAAAGGTTAAAGGCTCTAATTGATGATTTGTTTGAAGCATCAAAAATGGCTAGTGGAACAATTGAGCTTGATATAGAAAAGCTAGATATTGTATCACTTCTAAAACAATCTCTAGGAGAATTTGATGAAAAAATAAAAAGTTCAGCTCTGGATTTCAAAGTAAATACTCCAGAAAAACCTATATATGTAGAGCTTGATGGAAAAAAGACATGGAGGGTATTCGAAAACCTCATTAGCAATATACTTAAATATTCAATGGCAAATACAAGAGTATATATAGATATATCAGAAAATGATAATAATGTTATTGTTACTATGAAAAACATATCAAATCATGAACTGGATTTTAATTCAGAGGAATTGTTTGAAAGATTTATTCGTGGTGATAGGTCTAGGAACACAGAAGGCTCTGGGCTAGGTCTAGCCATAGCAAAGAGTATAGTAGAGCTTCAAGGTGGAAGAATAGATATAGAAATTGATGGAGACTTATTTAAGTCAATAGTGTATTTTAACAAGATGCAATTAAGCTAG
- a CDS encoding aromatic acid exporter family protein, with protein MKIGMRTIKTSIAVTISISLGYALNLNSPFFAGVAAIIAMQGNLVDSYRMGRDRILGTMLGAAIGLLCSFISIGNPIIIGIGIIVVIYLCNKLNWTKSISIATIVFISIIMNVEKGQELHYSLNRILDTMVGIVVAVIVNFVISPPLTKNKIHEASLKIIDDFSKALRTIILKKEPDTDKEYLTNIENELEIINKEYPILIKEMNIKLYRKGLGDINLEHSMVLLKKLYNNLTILAEMGSNLNVNIENSNIINSKYNMNVEGTDELSDLDIVYNYHLKNSLELLLELRNIFKLSV; from the coding sequence ATGAAAATAGGTATGCGGACAATTAAAACATCCATTGCTGTAACTATAAGTATTAGTTTGGGTTATGCTCTTAATCTAAACTCCCCATTTTTTGCAGGAGTCGCAGCAATAATAGCTATGCAAGGCAACCTAGTAGATTCATATAGAATGGGAAGAGACAGGATCCTAGGAACCATGTTAGGCGCAGCAATTGGACTATTATGTTCTTTTATATCCATTGGTAACCCTATAATTATTGGAATCGGTATAATAGTAGTTATCTATCTGTGTAACAAATTAAACTGGACTAAATCCATATCAATAGCCACCATAGTATTTATTTCCATTATAATGAATGTAGAAAAAGGTCAGGAATTACATTATAGTTTGAATCGTATTCTTGACACTATGGTTGGAATAGTTGTAGCTGTAATAGTTAACTTTGTGATTTCTCCACCACTTACTAAAAATAAAATACATGAAGCATCTTTAAAAATAATAGATGATTTTTCTAAAGCTCTAAGAACTATCATTTTAAAAAAGGAGCCAGATACAGATAAGGAATACTTGACTAATATTGAAAATGAGCTTGAAATTATTAATAAAGAGTATCCTATATTAATAAAGGAAATGAACATTAAGCTCTATAGAAAAGGCTTAGGTGATATAAATCTAGAACATTCCATGGTTTTATTGAAGAAGCTATATAACAATCTTACTATATTAGCTGAAATGGGCTCTAACTTAAATGTAAATATTGAAAACTCTAATATTATAAATAGTAAATACAATATGAATGTGGAAGGAACAGATGAGCTAAGTGATCTTGATATTGTATATAATTATCATCTAAAAAACTCTCTTGAACTACTTTTAGAGCTTAGAAACATATTCAAGCTATCAGTCTAG
- the secA gene encoding preprotein translocase subunit SecA: protein MKRIFEKFFGTHSEREIKKIEPIINKIEALDETMQKLTDSELKAKTQEFKNRLNNGETLDDILPEAFATVREASHRVLGMKHYRVQLIGGVVLHQGRIAEMKTGEGKTLVATLPVYLNALTGKGVHVVTVNDYLAQRDKDWMGKVYEFLGLSVGCIVHDMDNSARRAAYNADITYGTNNEYGFDYLRDNMVIYKHEMVQRELNYAIVDEVDSILIDEARTPLIISGEGDKSTKLYYAANQFVKTLKGRIIDPNEEKVSKFDREYKEETVDFVVDEKSRNVTITERGVEKAEKAFGVENLADPSNMELSHHINQALKANNLMKRDIDYVVKDGEVIIVDEFTGRLMFGRRYSEGLHQAIEAKEGLDVRRESKTLATITFQNYFRMYKKLSGMTGTAKTEEDEFREIYNVDVIEIPTNKAVIRKDYPDAVYKNEEFKFKAVVNEIKERNSKGQPVLVGTISIEKSELLSKMLKKEGIKHEVLNAKHHEREAEIVAQAGRFGMVTIATNMAGRGTDIVLGGNPEFIAKSEMKKKGYSDEIISVVDSFADTEDEEILAARKVYRELLDEAKKHTIEESEKVIQAGGLHIIGTERHESRRIDNQLRGRAGRQGDPGSSRFYVSLEDDLMRLFGSDRIKGMVESLGMPDDEPLEHNLLSKSIESAQSRIEGRNFSIRKHVLQYDDVMNKQREVIYAERRKVLEGENLRDYILSMAEGIIDGAIAIYTEGLKYPEEWDLKGLVDYISGFMPIKPMVSFGNIEELTKDSLKDILVDASTKFYENKEKEIGEEVIRDLERVILLKIVDTKWMDHIDAMDQLKQGIGLRAMGNEDPVIAYQVEGFDMFEEMTKSIQEDTVRALFHLEKPEKVERERVVKVTRTSHGEPEKKSKPVVKGEKIGRNDPCPCGSGKKYKKCCGQNE from the coding sequence ATGAAGAGGATTTTCGAAAAGTTCTTTGGTACTCACAGTGAAAGAGAGATAAAGAAAATAGAACCGATTATAAATAAAATTGAAGCATTAGATGAAACTATGCAAAAGCTAACAGACAGTGAATTAAAGGCAAAAACTCAAGAATTTAAGAATAGATTGAATAATGGAGAGACATTAGATGATATATTACCTGAAGCCTTTGCTACAGTTAGAGAAGCATCCCACAGGGTTTTAGGTATGAAGCATTATAGAGTACAGCTAATAGGAGGTGTTGTTCTTCACCAAGGAAGAATTGCTGAGATGAAAACAGGTGAAGGAAAAACACTTGTTGCAACACTTCCTGTATATTTAAATGCTCTTACAGGTAAAGGAGTCCACGTGGTTACAGTAAACGATTATCTTGCTCAAAGAGATAAAGACTGGATGGGCAAGGTATATGAGTTCCTAGGTCTATCAGTAGGATGTATAGTACATGATATGGATAATAGTGCAAGAAGAGCAGCATATAATGCAGACATAACCTATGGAACTAACAACGAATATGGATTTGATTATTTAAGAGACAACATGGTCATATATAAGCATGAAATGGTTCAAAGAGAGCTAAACTATGCTATAGTTGACGAGGTAGACAGTATTTTAATTGACGAGGCCAGAACTCCTCTTATTATCTCTGGTGAAGGTGATAAATCTACAAAGCTTTACTATGCAGCTAATCAATTTGTTAAGACGTTAAAGGGTAGAATAATAGACCCTAATGAGGAGAAAGTAAGCAAATTTGATAGAGAATATAAGGAAGAGACAGTAGATTTTGTTGTTGATGAAAAATCTAGAAATGTAACGATTACTGAGAGGGGAGTAGAAAAGGCAGAAAAAGCCTTTGGCGTAGAAAACCTTGCAGACCCTTCTAATATGGAGTTATCACATCATATAAATCAGGCCTTAAAGGCTAATAATTTAATGAAAAGAGATATAGACTATGTAGTTAAAGATGGAGAAGTCATCATAGTAGATGAATTCACTGGAAGACTTATGTTTGGTAGAAGATATAGTGAAGGACTTCATCAAGCTATAGAAGCTAAGGAAGGACTTGATGTAAGAAGAGAATCTAAGACTTTAGCTACTATTACATTTCAGAACTACTTTAGAATGTATAAAAAGCTTTCAGGTATGACAGGTACTGCAAAAACTGAAGAAGATGAGTTTAGAGAAATATATAATGTAGATGTTATAGAGATTCCAACTAATAAAGCTGTTATTAGAAAAGATTATCCTGATGCAGTATATAAAAATGAAGAATTTAAATTTAAAGCAGTTGTAAATGAAATAAAAGAGAGAAATAGCAAGGGACAGCCTGTTCTTGTAGGTACTATTTCTATTGAAAAATCAGAGTTATTAAGTAAAATGCTTAAAAAAGAAGGTATAAAGCATGAGGTATTAAATGCTAAGCACCATGAAAGAGAGGCTGAGATAGTAGCACAAGCAGGTAGATTTGGTATGGTTACCATAGCTACTAACATGGCAGGACGTGGTACAGACATAGTTTTAGGTGGTAACCCAGAGTTTATAGCTAAAAGCGAAATGAAGAAAAAGGGCTATAGTGATGAAATCATATCTGTAGTAGATAGCTTTGCAGATACAGAGGATGAAGAAATACTTGCTGCAAGAAAGGTATATAGAGAATTATTAGATGAAGCTAAAAAGCACACTATAGAAGAAAGTGAAAAGGTAATACAGGCAGGTGGGCTTCACATAATAGGTACTGAAAGACATGAATCTAGACGTATAGACAATCAGCTTAGAGGTCGTGCTGGACGACAAGGAGATCCAGGTTCATCAAGATTTTATGTATCGTTAGAAGACGATTTAATGAGACTCTTTGGAAGTGATAGGATCAAAGGCATGGTAGAGAGCCTTGGTATGCCGGATGATGAACCATTAGAACACAACCTTCTATCAAAATCCATAGAGAGTGCACAAAGTAGGATAGAGGGACGTAACTTCAGTATCAGAAAGCATGTTCTTCAATATGATGATGTTATGAACAAGCAAAGAGAAGTAATATATGCTGAAAGAAGAAAGGTACTTGAAGGAGAAAATTTAAGAGACTATATTCTTTCAATGGCTGAAGGCATAATTGATGGCGCTATAGCAATCTATACAGAAGGACTAAAATATCCAGAAGAATGGGATTTAAAAGGACTTGTAGACTATATTTCAGGATTTATGCCCATTAAGCCTATGGTTAGCTTTGGAAATATAGAAGAGCTTACAAAGGATAGTCTAAAGGATATATTAGTAGACGCTTCCACTAAGTTCTATGAAAATAAAGAAAAGGAAATTGGGGAAGAAGTAATTAGAGACCTTGAAAGAGTCATATTGTTAAAAATTGTAGATACAAAATGGATGGACCATATCGATGCAATGGATCAGCTAAAACAGGGTATAGGTCTAAGAGCGATGGGTAACGAAGACCCAGTAATAGCTTATCAGGTAGAAGGTTTTGATATGTTCGAAGAAATGACTAAGAGCATTCAAGAAGACACAGTAAGAGCACTGTTCCATCTTGAAAAGCCAGAAAAGGTAGAAAGAGAAAGAGTAGTCAAGGTAACAAGAACAAGTCACGGTGAACCTGAAAAGAAATCAAAACCAGTAGTAAAAGGCGAAAAAATAGGCAGAAACGATCCATGTCCATGTGGCAGCGGGAAGAAATATAAGAAATGTTGTGGGCAAAACGAGTAG
- the fliD gene encoding flagellar filament capping protein FliD has protein sequence MSSIRLTGLATGIDTDAMIKELMKAERTRVDKVQQDKQILQWRQELYNSINKDFANFILNTRKEFGLNVTTITGSIDGKSLNNLTWVKKAVSSNENIVKASTTSQAANGTHEITVHRLADGVKGVSSKDIREDIDKILTSLGAEIDGEDGEKIKIPESFSFEINDKTITVNKNDTMSTIIKRINDSGAGVQASYDANIGRFFIQTKTTGTDAKLSFRGTDELSRNFIDALKLNITSGDTTLYTYSESEHLFDKDQFTGTNALISFNGATGIEQPTNQFTINGISLDLRQADPDTKITIRVDTDVDAVYNKIKDFVDKYNEIMDKMGKLLSEKKYRDYRPLTSEQKEAMKEKEIELWEEKAKSGILRNDTVISSIMQNIRSSLYSKVDKLENSPLNSLYQLGIETEEYSPGAIGGKLQIDEEKLRKMITEDVNGVLEVLFSEAKTTIEDGRTVPVKESGGVITRIFNNMIDGMSDILGKAGPGEDSNLYRNINTRLMIDFVTEHSSMSTLDKDIKDIDERIKDLNTMLINKENRYYSKFAAMEKFIQQMNSQSSWLMQQLGM, from the coding sequence ATGAGCAGTATAAGATTAACTGGGCTGGCCACTGGAATAGATACAGATGCAATGATAAAAGAGCTTATGAAAGCAGAAAGAACCAGAGTAGACAAGGTACAGCAGGATAAGCAAATATTACAATGGAGACAAGAACTGTATAATTCAATCAATAAAGATTTTGCAAACTTTATATTAAATACCAGAAAAGAGTTTGGATTAAATGTGACGACAATTACTGGTAGTATAGACGGCAAGTCCTTAAATAACTTAACATGGGTAAAAAAAGCAGTGTCCTCCAATGAAAATATAGTTAAGGCAAGTACTACATCCCAAGCTGCTAATGGAACTCATGAGATAACTGTACATAGATTAGCTGATGGGGTTAAGGGAGTTAGTAGTAAGGATATTAGAGAAGATATAGACAAAATATTAACAAGTTTAGGTGCTGAAATAGATGGAGAAGATGGAGAAAAAATAAAGATTCCTGAGTCTTTTAGCTTTGAAATTAATGACAAAACTATTACTGTAAATAAAAATGACACCATGAGTACAATAATAAAGCGAATAAATGATTCAGGGGCGGGAGTACAAGCATCTTACGATGCTAATATAGGTAGATTTTTTATTCAAACAAAGACTACAGGGACAGATGCGAAACTTTCTTTCAGAGGAACAGATGAACTATCTAGAAACTTTATAGATGCTTTAAAATTAAATATTACATCTGGAGATACTACTCTATATACATATAGCGAATCTGAACATCTGTTTGACAAAGATCAGTTTACTGGTACAAATGCCCTTATATCCTTCAATGGTGCTACAGGTATAGAGCAACCTACTAACCAATTCACCATCAACGGCATTAGTCTTGATCTTAGACAAGCTGATCCAGATACCAAAATAACTATAAGAGTAGATACAGACGTAGACGCAGTATACAATAAGATTAAAGATTTTGTGGACAAATATAATGAAATAATGGATAAAATGGGTAAGCTCTTAAGCGAAAAGAAGTATAGGGATTATAGACCTTTAACTTCGGAACAAAAAGAAGCCATGAAAGAAAAAGAAATCGAGCTATGGGAAGAAAAAGCTAAGAGTGGAATCCTAAGAAATGACACTGTAATCTCAAGTATTATGCAAAACATAAGAAGCTCTTTATACAGTAAAGTTGACAAGCTTGAAAATAGTCCTCTTAACTCACTGTATCAATTAGGTATAGAAACTGAAGAGTACTCACCAGGAGCTATAGGTGGTAAATTACAAATAGATGAAGAAAAACTAAGAAAAATGATAACAGAAGATGTAAATGGTGTGCTAGAGGTATTATTTAGTGAAGCGAAAACTACCATAGAGGATGGAAGAACGGTTCCTGTAAAGGAATCAGGTGGAGTAATTACAAGAATATTTAACAACATGATAGATGGAATGAGTGATATTCTTGGCAAGGCTGGTCCAGGAGAAGATTCTAACTTATATAGAAATATAAATACAAGGCTAATGATAGACTTTGTTACTGAACATAGCAGTATGAGCACGCTGGATAAGGATATTAAAGATATAGATGAAAGAATAAAAGACTTGAATACAATGCTAATAAATAAAGAGAATAGGTATTACAGCAAATTTGCTGCTATGGAGAAGTTCATACAACAAATGAATAGTCAGAGTAGTTGGTTGATGCAGCAGCTTGGCATGTAA
- a CDS encoding DUF5317 domain-containing protein codes for MLIESMVLAILFGKIRGGKVSRLSNLEFKRVWVFVLALIIQVGVILFAVNGNEFALKYIREINAISYVLLFAGFVINAKQRVLITMLLGMLMNVLVMFSNGWQTPISIDGLTLAGYEELAKLTLSGKLAFYTPLSETTKYGFLSKIITIPPPYFFPQVLSIGDVFIALGLFTFVQSIMTNDGFGKSGVVRFNYKSKI; via the coding sequence TTGCTGATAGAAAGCATGGTTTTAGCTATTTTATTTGGCAAAATAAGAGGGGGTAAGGTCTCTAGGTTGTCTAATTTAGAATTTAAGAGGGTTTGGGTATTTGTTTTGGCACTGATAATTCAAGTTGGGGTAATATTGTTTGCGGTAAACGGAAATGAGTTTGCACTTAAGTATATAAGAGAGATTAACGCAATTTCTTATGTACTTCTGTTTGCAGGTTTCGTAATTAATGCAAAACAGAGAGTGCTGATTACGATGTTACTAGGGATGTTAATGAATGTTCTTGTAATGTTCTCTAATGGATGGCAAACACCTATTTCTATTGATGGACTGACCTTAGCTGGTTATGAGGAATTGGCGAAACTCACATTATCTGGTAAATTGGCTTTTTATACACCATTAAGTGAGACCACAAAATATGGATTTTTAAGCAAGATAATTACTATCCCACCGCCATATTTTTTTCCACAAGTGCTTAGTATAGGAGATGTATTTATAGCTCTAGGATTATTTACATTTGTACAAAGTATAATGACTAACGATGGATTTGGGAAGAGTGGTGTAGTTAGATTCAATTATAAGAGTAAAATATAG
- the flgN gene encoding flagellar export chaperone FlgN: protein MVENIIIEMIELTEKKLESLDVILNLKSKQKEVIDQENMDDLSTIIDSIQEQINIIDKIDSLYILKLNELKSSTGMESIAQLNNEMYPKSRVLQDKLSKTNSKLQLIKALDDENNHLINEKFQETKDMLKNLRQGKKMAKGYFTEYNGTMFIDERN from the coding sequence ATGGTAGAAAATATTATTATCGAAATGATAGAATTAACAGAGAAAAAGCTAGAAAGTCTAGATGTGATTTTAAATTTAAAATCAAAGCAAAAAGAAGTTATTGATCAGGAAAACATGGACGATTTAAGCACCATAATAGACTCAATACAAGAGCAAATAAATATAATTGATAAAATAGATTCTCTATACATCCTGAAATTAAATGAGCTTAAGTCCAGTACAGGCATGGAGAGTATTGCTCAACTAAACAATGAGATGTATCCTAAATCAAGAGTTTTACAAGATAAACTAAGCAAAACTAATTCCAAGCTCCAGTTAATCAAAGCTCTTGATGATGAAAACAATCATTTAATAAATGAAAAATTCCAAGAAACAAAAGATATGTTGAAAAACCTAAGACAAGGTAAAAAAATGGCGAAGGGTTACTTTACAGAATATAACGGAACAATGTTCATAGATGAAAGAAATTAG
- the prfB gene encoding peptide chain release factor 2 (programmed frameshift), with product MIEFEIYKERISKLREELIEVGVSLDLEGLRETVKKLEEKTYEQDFWSDVGKAQKTMQEITFIKDKITEYEEISSQLEDMEVLLQLLEEEEDPTSEKELRQGTEDVEEKIGNLRVKTLLSGEYDKNGAILSIHAGAGGLEAQDWAEMLLRMYKRWAERKGYSTAILDILSDTEGGIKSVTLSIRGINAYGYLKSEKGVHRLVRISPYDSSGRRHTSFASVDVFPELDENIEIDINPNDLKIDTYRSGGAGGQHVNTTDSAIRITHIPTGIVVQCQSERSQHSNKATAMRMLMAKLIEIKELEQKEKIEDIQGQYNQIGWGSQIRSYVFHPYSLVKDHRTNAETGNTSSVMDGSLDMFMNEYLKHKAK from the exons TTGATAGAATTTGAAATATATAAAGAACGAATATCTAAATTACGGGAAGAATTAATAGAGGTTGGTGTTTCTCTT GACTTAGAAGGTCTTAGAGAAACAGTAAAAAAACTAGAAGAAAAAACATACGAACAAGACTTTTGGTCAGATGTAGGGAAAGCCCAAAAGACTATGCAAGAGATTACCTTTATAAAAGATAAAATAACAGAATACGAAGAAATATCATCACAACTGGAAGATATGGAAGTACTTCTTCAGCTATTAGAAGAAGAAGAGGATCCTACTTCCGAAAAAGAATTGCGGCAAGGTACAGAAGATGTGGAAGAAAAGATAGGAAACCTTAGAGTGAAGACATTACTTAGTGGAGAATATGACAAAAACGGAGCAATACTTTCTATTCATGCAGGAGCAGGTGGACTAGAAGCTCAGGATTGGGCAGAAATGCTCTTAAGGATGTATAAAAGATGGGCAGAAAGAAAGGGCTATAGTACAGCGATTCTTGACATACTTTCTGATACAGAGGGAGGAATAAAAAGCGTAACTCTTTCAATAAGAGGGATAAATGCCTATGGGTATCTAAAATCTGAAAAAGGAGTTCATAGGCTGGTAAGGATTTCACCATATGACTCTTCAGGTAGGAGACATACCTCCTTTGCATCAGTAGATGTATTTCCAGAGCTAGATGAAAACATAGAAATAGACATAAATCCTAATGATTTAAAAATAGACACATATAGATCAGGAGGAGCAGGAGGACAGCACGTAAATACTACAGACTCAGCCATAAGGATAACTCATATACCTACAGGTATAGTAGTCCAATGTCAGAGTGAAAGATCTCAGCATAGCAACAAGGCTACAGCAATGAGAATGCTCATGGCAAAGCTAATAGAAATTAAAGAACTTGAGCAAAAGGAGAAAATAGAAGATATTCAAGGTCAATATAATCAAATAGGCTGGGGCTCTCAAATAAGATCATATGTATTTCATCCATATAGTCTAGTAAAGGATCACAGAACAAATGCAGAAACAGGCAACACTTCAAGCGTAATGGATGGAAGCCTAGATATGTTCATGAATGAATATTTAAAACACAAAGCAAAATAG
- the fliS gene encoding flagellar export chaperone FliS produces the protein MTYNNMYQQYQQYRQNSITTASPEELTLMLYNGAIKFINLGKVYIEKKEIEQANSAIKRAQDIIHELNNTLDMSYEISNNLRSIYTFILEKLIDANIKKDVKCLDEALPLIEEIRDTWKEAMKEARKIKYGAL, from the coding sequence ATGACTTATAATAATATGTATCAACAATACCAGCAATATCGTCAAAATTCAATAACAACAGCATCTCCAGAGGAGCTAACTTTAATGCTCTATAATGGAGCTATTAAGTTCATCAACCTAGGAAAGGTCTATATAGAAAAAAAAGAAATAGAGCAAGCTAATAGTGCTATTAAAAGAGCGCAAGATATTATTCATGAGTTAAATAATACTTTAGATATGAGCTATGAAATATCAAATAATCTTAGAAGTATATATACTTTTATATTAGAAAAATTAATAGATGCAAATATTAAAAAAGATGTGAAATGTTTAGATGAGGCTTTACCACTAATAGAAGAAATCCGAGATACTTGGAAGGAAGCTATGAAAGAAGCCAGAAAAATTAAATATGGAGCTCTTTAG
- a CDS encoding flagellar protein FlaG — protein MRVESIKTTEIQFSSQRLSAGDSMQRELQKNTEKENTEAVSTKKYSEEDIKTAIGNVNKALNPYDRKLEFSIHEATNLISVKVIDTNTDEVIREIPPEKILDMVAKLWEMAGIIVDKKI, from the coding sequence ATGAGAGTAGAGAGTATAAAAACTACTGAAATACAGTTTAGCTCACAGCGTCTAAGTGCAGGGGATAGCATGCAGAGAGAGTTGCAAAAGAATACAGAAAAAGAGAATACTGAAGCAGTTTCCACAAAAAAATATTCTGAAGAAGACATAAAAACAGCAATAGGAAACGTAAACAAGGCACTAAATCCTTATGATAGAAAGCTTGAGTTTTCAATACATGAGGCTACTAATCTAATATCTGTAAAGGTAATAGATACAAACACTGACGAGGTAATTAGAGAAATCCCGCCTGAAAAAATACTTGATATGGTTGCTAAGCTATGGGAGATGGCAGGTATTATTGTAGATAAGAAAATTTAA
- the raiA gene encoding ribosome-associated translation inhibitor RaiA, whose translation MKITISGKNMAVTDALREVTEKKLSKLDKYFFEDVPVDVTLSVEKNRQIIEVTIPFSGAIIRAEESTEDMYQSIDKVVDILERQIRKHKTKLQKKNKGFETIRFENVQALPVGENGKESSIVRTKRFAMKPMDAEEAVLQMELLRHAFYVFRNAETDEVNVVYKRKDGNYGLIEPEF comes from the coding sequence ATGAAAATTACTATCAGCGGCAAAAATATGGCAGTAACAGATGCATTAAGAGAAGTCACAGAAAAAAAGTTGAGCAAGCTAGATAAATACTTCTTTGAAGATGTACCAGTGGACGTTACATTAAGTGTTGAGAAGAATAGGCAGATTATTGAAGTCACAATTCCTTTTTCAGGTGCTATCATTAGGGCAGAAGAGTCTACAGAGGATATGTATCAATCAATAGATAAGGTTGTTGATATTTTAGAAAGACAGATAAGAAAACATAAGACAAAGCTTCAAAAGAAAAACAAGGGATTTGAGACTATTAGATTTGAAAACGTTCAGGCACTTCCAGTCGGAGAAAATGGAAAAGAATCCAGTATTGTAAGAACAAAGAGATTTGCTATGAAGCCAATGGATGCTGAGGAAGCAGTACTACAAATGGAACTACTTAGACATGCTTTTTACGTATTTAGAAATGCTGAAACAGACGAAGTAAATGTTGTATATAAAAGGAAAGATGGAAACTATGGGTTGATTGAACCAGAGTTTTAA